A region from the Corylus avellana chromosome ca7, CavTom2PMs-1.0 genome encodes:
- the LOC132188534 gene encoding uncharacterized protein LOC132188534, whose translation MVLEVFSCKSKKGDMKGGRKNLKRAAKEDSLNLRDGQGIMQVLSLRGSNLIEVMDAKGEKSLALFPAKFQKSMWIKRGSFVVVDISGMEKALESGSKVSCIVSQVLFYEQVRAIQKSPEWPEIFKSTNVDGSNGSLHGQTSQQEENVLESSDDEGLPPIEANTNRIRPKEFQPDAESDSSSDIDS comes from the exons ATGGTGTTGGAAGTGTTTAGTTGTAAGAGTAAGAAAGGGGACATGAAAGGAGGAAGGAAGAATCTGAAGAGGGCAGCAAAGGAAGACAGCTTGAATCTGCGGGACGGGCAGGGCATTATGCAAGTGCTCTCTCTTCGAGGTTCTAATCTCATTGAG GTAATGGATGCAAAAGGGGAGAAATCACTGGCATTGTTTCCGGCTAAGTTTCAAAAGAGCATGTGGATTAAACGAG GTAGTTTTGTTGTGGTTGACATAAGTGGAATGGAAAAGGCTCTTGAATCAGGCAGCAAGGTTTCATGCATTGTTTCCCAAGTTCTCTTTTATGAACAAGTTCGTGCGATTCAGAAATCTCCAGAATG GCCAGAAATATTCAAATCTACAAATGTGGATGGTTCCAATGGGAGTTTGCATGGGCAGACTTCCCAACAAGAAGAGAATGTGCTTGAATCTAGTGATGATGAGGGACTTCCCCCAATTGAAGCCAATACCAATAGAATCAGACCCAAAGAATTTCAACCAGATGCAGAATCAGATTCCAGTTCAGATATAGATTCTTAA
- the LOC132188647 gene encoding uncharacterized aarF domain-containing protein kinase At5g05200, chloroplastic, which yields MAVSAVRGGRLSIIPVFHRHHHLHRPQMLFSDKDNSSRRRHPNGRGSKRFTLSARYSQAQDLFSSTRLQDSLERLPKLVEDIVQTSVNTGPRGAIRLAQGIQAFIGVGGEWLADVSKSTNSSARLATEMQLGLLSPLYLRRLFERLGATYIKLGQFIASAPTLFPPEYVQEFQNCFDRAPVVPFEDIQRILHEELGRPIDSVYEYVDSTPIASASIAQVHGARLRGSQEDVVIKVLKPGIEDILVADLNFVYIVARILEFLNPEFSRASLVGIVKDIRESMLEEVDFYKEAANIESFRGYLETMGLTRQATAPKVYHHCSTRRVLTMQRLYGVPLTDLESISSLVSSPEASLITALNVWFGSLLACESFHADVHAGNLWLLRDGRIGFLDFGIVGRISPKTWAAMEVFLASISTEEYESMASALIEMGATNTDIDSRAFARDLEKIFSSIQDLDTEIVVATARGTTTGETAVSANLVVDERQMNALFLDVVRVSESYGLRFPREFALLMKQLLYFDRYTRLLAPNLNMLQDQRISIVSNRRSKYGDSFK from the exons ATGGCGGTTTCAGCTGTGAGAGGCGGTCGCTTATCAATAATACCGGTGTTccatcgtcatcatcatcttcatcgtCCTCAGATGTTATTCTCGGACAAAGATAACTCTTCAAGAAGAAGGCACCCGAATGGTCGTGGCTCAAAGCGTTTCACTCTTTCTGCCCGTTATTCTCAAGCCCAGGATCTTTTCTCTTCCACCCGCCTCCAag ATAGTTTGGAGAGGCTGCCTAAACTGGTTGAGGATATTGTCCAGACATCCGTAAACACTGGTCCACGTGGTGCCATCCGGCTGGCCCAAGGTATCCAAGCATTTATCGGTGTTGGTGGCGAGTGGCTTGCTGATGTATCCAAG TCAACAAATTCATCTGCTAGATTAGCAACTGAAATGCAGCTTGGACTACTTTCGCCCCTTTATTTGAGGAGATTGTTTGAACGCCTGGGTGCAACTTATATCAAATTAGGTCAG TTCATAGCATCTGCACCCACATTGTTCCCACCAGAGTATGTCCAAGAGTTTCAGAACTGTTTTGATAGAGCTCCTGTAGTTCCTTTTGAAGATATTCAAAGGATTTTGCATGAGGAATTGGGGAGACCCATAGATAGTGTTTATGAATATGTTGACTCGACTCCTATTGCTTCAGCCTCAATAGCACAG GTTCATGGTGCAAGGCTTAGAGGCTCCCAAGAGGATGTAGTTATAAAGGTCTTGAAACCTGGAATAGAGGATATATTGGTGGCAGATCTGAATTTTGTTTACATTGTTGCTCGCATATTGGAGTTTTTGAATCCTGAATTCAGCCGTGCATCACTG GTTGGTATTGTTAAAGACATTCGAGAGTCTATGCTTGAAGAAGTTGACTTTTACAAGGAGGCTGCAAATATTGAGTCCTTTAGGGGATATTTAGAAACCATGGGACTGACAAGGCAGGCTACAGCTCCAAAAGTGTATCACCACTGCAGCACCCGACGAGTTCTGACAATGCAGAGGCTTTATGGAGTTCCTCTTACTGATCTAGAGTCTATAAGTTCGCTGGTTTCTAGTCCAGAGGCTAGTCTCATAACTGCCCTTAATGTATG GTTTGGTAGTTTGCTTGCCTGTGAATCCTTCCATGCAGATGTGCATGCAGGCAATTTGTGGTTGTTACGTGATGGCCGTATTGGGTTTCTTGATTTTG GAATTGTTGGGCGTATATCCCCAAAAACATGGGCTGCTATGGAAGTATTTTTGGCATCTATTTCAACTGAAGAGTATGAGTCAATGGCATCTGCCTTGATTGAAATGGGGGCTACAAACACGGATATTGATTCTAGGGCATTTGCAAGAGACTTGGAAAAGATATTTTCATCAATTCAG gaTTTGGATACAGAAATAGTTGTAGCAACAGCCAGGGGGACAACAACAGGGGAAACTGCTGTCTCTGCTAATCTAGTTGTTGATGAGAGGCAAATGAATGCACTCTTTCTTGATGTG GTTCGGGTTAGTGAATCATATGGATTGAGATTTCCTCGTGAATTTGCACTTCTCATGAAGCAGCTTCTGTATTTTGACCGGTACACCCGGTTGTTGGCTCCCAACTTGAATATGCTTCAAGACCAGAGGATCTCCATTGTTTCGAATCGAAGAAGCAAATATGGAGACAGTTTCAAGTGA
- the LOC132188730 gene encoding protein ENHANCED DISEASE RESISTANCE 4 — translation MTSGLTTKVRLVRCPKCRQVLPELPVYTLFKCGGCDTILQAKNRKNHVKSREIGLHETDATQTNALGIVTEDDVKSREIGLHETDAAQTNALGIVTEDKESSYSSHKDILPSSGECSSDQNNERDQRQSGDGNSEQLGVSEEVRLSAELVPRGNEESSPTAGANSEVKENGEGLPLAGENLEVGINEGDSNFRSLNTDNIVATTGSTSIVTHHEPARESISPETLKSSPNEQLEQPQKNYRVFDRVRSTDTIETAEFANPSSELSGRFGEMSKSPTTRSYYAYEGSVSSYDGTDDQFPEHQMRSSRRNDKVANSILSEERQKKDKFLLNSMMDRKHLVSKVVLSPTKKYSANKRNKMHQDELLEPTTHGRPERNWRRHERDNYPSRVPFYGMGSLAGYEDVGPSNQVHNQFHRNTSFQSSDRSDYLEQDKTKLLQIVSELQDEINKRCYLNGRVSTWEEKHIPAYYDHEAPEGAFRNDLINPRFPGRGRPGSSWLQQHNFSHIPFSGETTCSRHEAHHSCLHCHLQDWQCSAQLPPPSTLFHNKGLCRLHAGNNFYNSLPSSPQRYVNSEFPIHTHETKSEEQRHKDHEVKKYHLAKRHFRPIAGGAPFITCYNCSSPLQLPADFLLFRKRFHQLRCGACSELLKFSLQNRTHLVPFAPIAMDPPPSEVDDYSDAINGRLVSASHVNASPYADPVSCSDDYGLSYSTEGDPLPSFFHALQGNVAETNMSSDPFKPVGARQESVLKQSHNKHKNFVGRYESAGPSSNSSNAEIPSSSEIEPRSSSPLHRLMGYSSPSQVINGLGPSGTGARSMR, via the exons ATGACCAGTGGGTTGACTACTAAAGTTCGACTGGTTAGATGCCCCAAATGTCGTCAGGTTCTTCCAGAGTTGCCAGTCTATACTCTATTCAAGTGCGGTGGATGTGACACAATTCTCCAAG CAAAAAATCGAAAAAATCATGTGAAAAGCAGGGAAATTGGCTTACATGAAACAGATGCTACTCAGACTAATGCATTGGGTATTGTTACTGAAGATGATGTGAAAAGCAGGGAAATTGGCTTACATGAAACAGATGCTGCTCAGACTAATGCATTGGGTATTGTTACTGAAGATAAAGAATCTAGCTACTCTAGTCACAAAGATATTCTTCCTTCCTCGGGTGAATGTTCTTCGGACCAAAACAATGAGAGGGATCAAAGACAATCTGGGGATGGCAATAGTGAGCAGCTTGGGGTTTCCGAGGAAGTGCGTTTGTCAGCTGAGCTTGTTCCTCGTGGGAATGAAGAGTCATCACCAACGGCAGGAGCAAATTCAGAAGTAAAGGAAAATGGTGAGGGCTTACCATTGGCCGGAGAAAACTTAGAAGTAGGTATCAATGAAGGTGATTCTAATTTCAGAAGCTTGAATACTGACAATATAGTGGCTACAACGGGGAGTACTTCTATTGTTACTCATCACGAGCCAGCAAGGGAAAGCATTTCACCAGAAACCCTTAAATCTTCTCCTAATGAACAGTTAGAGCAACCTCAGAAAAATTATCGTGTATTTGACCGGGTAAGGTCCACAGATACGATAGAAACCGCAGAGTTTGCCAATCCCAGCTCTGAGCTCAGCGGTAGATTTGGAGAGATGTCTAAATCCCCAACAACAAGAAGTTACTATGCCTATGAGGGCAGTGTATCTTCTTATGATGGGACGGATGACCAATTCCCTGAACATCAGATGCGTTCATCTAGGCGTAATGATAAGGTTGCAAACTCCATTCTTTCTgaagaaaggcaaaaaaaggACAAATTTCTGCTGAACAGCATGATGGACCGGAAGCATCTTGTCAGTAAAGTAGTTTTGTCACCCACTAAGAAGTATTCAGCCAATAAACGCAACAAAATGCATCAAGATGAATTGCTGGAACCCACAACCCATGGCCGCCCAGAAAGAAACTGGAGGAGACACGAGAGAGACAATTATCCATCTAGGGTGCCTTTCTATGGAATGGGTTCCCTTGCTGGCTATGAAGATGTTGGACCTTCAAATCAAGTGCATAATCAGTTCCACCGCAATACAAGCTTTCAATCATCAGACAGGTCTGATTACCTTGAACAGGACAAGACGAAATTGCTGCAAATTGTTTCTGAATTGCAGGATGAAATTAACAAAAGATGCTATCTGAATGGAAGGGTTTCCACTTGGGAGGAAAAGCATATTCCAGCTTACTATGATCATGAGGCACCTGAGGGGGCATTTCGCAATGACTTAATTAATCCTAGGTTTCCTGGAAGAGGCAGGCCGGGAAGCAGCTGGCTCCAGCAGCACAATTTCTCGCACATACCTTTCTCAGGGGAGACAACATGCAGTAGACATGAAGCTCATCACTCTTGTCTCCATTGCCATCTCCAGGACTGGCAGTGCTCAGCACAGTTGCCTCCTCCGTCCACCCTTTTCCATAATAAAGGGTTATGCAGGCTCCATGCTGGTAACAATTTTTACAACTCTTTGCCTTCAAGTCCCCAACGGTATGTGAACTCTGAGTTCCCCATACACACTCACGAAACAAAGTCTGAAGAGCAGAGGCATAAAGACCATGAGGTGAAGAAATATCATTTGGCTAAGCGACATTTCCGACCTATAGCAGGTGGTGCCCCTTTCATAACTTGCTATAATTGCTCCAGCCCACTGCAGCTACCTGcagattttcttctctttagAAAGAGATTTCATCAGCTAAGGTGCGGTGCTTGTTCAGAGCTGCTCAAGTTTTCACTTCAGAACAGAACCCATTTAGTTCCATTTGCACCCATTGCCATGGACCCTCCACCAAGTGAGGTCGATGACTATAGTGATGCTATTAATGGGAGGTTGGTCTCAGCATCTCACGTCAATGCTTCTCCATATGCGGATCCTGTGTCATGTTCTGATGATTACGGGCTCTCCTACTCCACTGAAGGAGATCCTCTTCCCTCGTTTTTCCATGCCCTCCAAGGCAATGTAGCTGAAACAAACATGTCGTCCGATCCTTTCAAGCCTGTGGGTGCGAGACAGGAGTCTGTTTTGAAGCAGTCCCATAACAAACATAAGAATTTCGTGGGAAGGTATGAATCAGCTGGACCTTCCTCCAATTCGTCCAATGCAGAGATACCATCCTCCTCAGAAATTGAGCCTAGATCAAGCTCCCCACTTCATCGGCTCATGGGTTATTCTTCACCGAGCCAGGTCATAAATGGGCTTGGGCCTTCTGGCACAGGAGCAAGGTCAATGAGATGA
- the LOC132188149 gene encoding uncharacterized aarF domain-containing protein kinase At5g05200, chloroplastic-like yields the protein LETMGLTRQATAPKVYHHCSTRRVLTMQRLYGVPLTDLESISSLVSSPEASLITALNVWFGSLLACESFHADVHAGNLWLLRDGRIGFLDFGIVGRISPKTWAAMEVFLASISTEEYESMASALIEMGATNTDIDSRAFARDLEKIFSSIQDLDTEIVVATARGTTTGETAVSANLVVDERQMNALFLDVVRVSESYGLRFPREFALLMKQLLYFDRYTRLLAPNLNMLQDQRISIVSNRRSKYGDSFK from the exons TTAGAAACCATGGGACTGACAAGGCAGGCTACAGCTCCAAAAGTGTATCACCACTGCAGCACCCGACGAGTTCTGACAATGCAGAGGCTTTATGGAGTTCCTCTTACTGATCTAGAGTCTATAAGTTCGCTGGTTTCTAGTCCAGAGGCTAGTCTCATAACTGCCCTTAATGTATG GTTTGGTAGTTTGCTTGCCTGTGAATCCTTCCATGCAGATGTGCATGCAGGCAATTTGTGGTTGTTACGTGATGGCCGTATTGGGTTTCTTGATTTTG GAATTGTTGGGCGTATATCCCCAAAAACATGGGCTGCTATGGAAGTATTTTTGGCATCTATTTCAACTGAAGAGTATGAGTCAATGGCATCTGCCTTGATTGAAATGGGGGCTACAAACACGGATATTGATTCTAGGGCATTTGCAAGAGACTTGGAAAAGATATTTTCATCAATTCAG gaTTTGGATACAGAAATAGTTGTAGCAACAGCCAGGGGGACAACAACAGGGGAAACTGCTGTCTCTGCTAATCTAGTTGTTGATGAGAGGCAAATGAATGCACTCTTTCTTGATGTG GTTCGGGTTAGTGAATCATATGGATTGAGATTTCCTCGTGAATTTGCACTTCTCATGAAGCAGCTTCTGTATTTTGACCGGTACACCCGGTTGTTGGCTCCCAACTTGAATATGCTTCAAGACCAGAGGATCTCCATTGTTTCGAATCGAAGAAGCAAATATGGAGACAGTTTCAAGTGA
- the LOC132186060 gene encoding protein ENHANCED DISEASE RESISTANCE 4-like: MTSGLTTKVRLVRCPKCRQVLPELPVYTLFKCGGCDTILQAKNRKNHVKSREIGLHETDATQTNALGIVTEDDVKSREIGLHETDAAQTNALGIVTEDKESSYSSHKDILPSSGECSSDQNNERDQRQSGDGNSEQLGVSEEVRLSAELVPRGNEESSPTAGANSEVKENGEGLPLAGENLEVGINEGDSNFRSLNTDNIVATTGSTSIVTHHEPARESISPETLKSSPNEQLEQPQKNYRVFDRVRSTDTIETAEFANPSSELSGRFGEMSKSPTTRSYYAYEGSVSSYDGTDDQFPEHQMRSSRRNDKVANSILSEERQKKDKFLLNSMMDRKHLVSKVVLSPTKKYSANKRNKMHQDELLEPTTHGRPERNWRRHERDNYPSRVPFYGMGSLAGYEDVGPSNQVHNQFHRNTSFQSSDRSDYLEQDKTKLLQIVSELQDEINKRCYLNGRVSTWEEKHIPAYYDHEAPEGAFRNDLINPRFPGRGRPGSSWLQQHNFSHIPFSGETTCSRHEAHHSCLHCHLQDWQCSAQLPPPSTLFHNKGLCRLHAGNNFYNSLPSSPQRYVNSEFPIHTHETKSEEQRHKDHEVKKYHLAKRHFRPIAGGAPFITCYNCSSPLQLPADFLLFRKRFHQLRCGACSELLKFSLQNRTHLVPFAPIAMDPPPSEVDDYSDAINGRLVSASHVNASPYADPVSCSDDYGLSYSTEGDPLPSFFHALQGNVAETNMSSDPFKPVGARQESVLKQSHNKHKNFVGRYESAGPSSNSSNAEIPSSSEIEPRSSSPLHRLMGYSSPSQVINGLGPSGTGARSMR; this comes from the exons ATGACCAGTGGGTTGACTACTAAAGTTCGACTGGTTAGATGCCCCAAATGTCGTCAGGTTCTTCCAGAGTTGCCAGTCTATACTCTATTCAAGTGCGGTGGATGTGACACAATTCTCCAAG CAAAAAATCGAAAAAATCATGTGAAAAGCAGGGAAATTGGCTTACATGAAACAGATGCTACTCAGACTAATGCATTGGGTATTGTTACTGAAGATGATGTGAAAAGCAGGGAAATTGGCTTACATGAAACAGATGCTGCTCAGACTAATGCATTGGGTATTGTTACTGAAGATAAAGAATCTAGCTACTCTAGTCACAAAGATATTCTTCCTTCCTCGGGTGAATGTTCTTCGGACCAAAACAATGAGAGGGATCAAAGACAATCTGGGGATGGCAATAGTGAGCAGCTTGGGGTTTCCGAGGAAGTGCGTTTGTCAGCTGAGCTTGTTCCTCGTGGGAATGAAGAGTCATCACCAACGGCAGGAGCAAATTCAGAAGTAAAGGAAAATGGTGAGGGCTTACCATTGGCCGGAGAAAACTTAGAAGTAGGTATCAATGAAGGTGATTCTAATTTCAGAAGCTTGAATACTGACAATATAGTGGCTACAACGGGGAGTACTTCTATTGTTACTCATCACGAGCCAGCAAGGGAAAGCATTTCACCAGAAACCCTTAAATCTTCTCCTAATGAACAGTTAGAGCAACCTCAGAAAAATTATCGTGTATTTGACCGGGTAAGGTCCACAGATACGATAGAAACCGCAGAGTTTGCCAATCCCAGCTCTGAGCTCAGCGGTAGATTTGGAGAGATGTCTAAATCCCCAACAACAAGAAGTTACTATGCCTATGAGGGCAGTGTATCTTCTTATGATGGGACGGATGACCAATTCCCTGAACATCAGATGCGTTCATCTAGGCGTAATGATAAGGTTGCAAACTCCATTCTTTCTgaagaaaggcaaaaaaaggACAAATTTCTGCTGAACAGCATGATGGACCGGAAGCATCTTGTCAGTAAAGTAGTTTTGTCACCCACTAAGAAGTATTCAGCCAATAAACGCAACAAAATGCATCAAGATGAATTGCTGGAACCCACAACCCATGGCCGCCCAGAAAGAAACTGGAGGAGACACGAGAGAGACAATTATCCATCTAGGGTGCCTTTCTATGGAATGGGTTCCCTTGCTGGCTATGAAGATGTTGGACCTTCAAATCAAGTGCATAATCAGTTCCACCGCAATACAAGCTTTCAATCATCAGACAGGTCTGATTACCTTGAACAGGACAAGACGAAATTGCTGCAAATTGTTTCTGAATTGCAGGATGAAATTAACAAAAGATGCTATCTGAATGGAAGGGTTTCCACTTGGGAGGAAAAGCATATTCCAGCTTACTATGATCATGAGGCACCTGAGGGGGCATTTCGCAATGACTTAATTAATCCTAGGTTTCCTGGAAGAGGCAGGCCGGGAAGCAGCTGGCTCCAGCAGCACAATTTCTCGCACATACCTTTCTCAGGGGAGACAACATGCAGTAGACATGAAGCTCATCACTCTTGTCTCCATTGCCATCTCCAGGACTGGCAGTGCTCAGCACAGTTGCCTCCTCCGTCCACCCTTTTCCATAATAAAGGGTTATGCAGGCTCCATGCTGGTAACAATTTTTACAACTCTTTGCCTTCAAGTCCCCAACGGTATGTGAACTCTGAGTTCCCCATACACACTCACGAAACAAAGTCTGAAGAGCAGAGGCATAAAGACCATGAGGTGAAGAAATATCATTTGGCTAAGCGACATTTCCGACCTATAGCAGGTGGTGCCCCTTTCATAACTTGCTATAATTGCTCCAGCCCACTGCAGCTACCTGcagattttcttctctttagAAAGAGATTTCATCAGCTAAGGTGCGGTGCTTGTTCAGAGCTGCTCAAGTTTTCACTTCAGAACAGAACCCATTTAGTTCCATTTGCACCCATTGCCATGGACCCTCCACCAAGTGAGGTCGATGACTATAGTGATGCTATTAATGGGAGGTTGGTCTCAGCATCTCACGTCAATGCCTCTCCATATGCGGATCCTGTGTCATGTTCTGATGATTACGGGCTCTCCTACTCCACTGAAGGAGATCCTCTTCCCTCGTTTTTCCATGCCCTCCAAGGCAATGTAGCTGAAACAAACATGTCGTCCGATCCTTTCAAGCCTGTGGGTGCGAGACAGGAGTCTGTTTTGAAGCAGTCCCATAACAAACATAAGAATTTCGTGGGAAGGTATGAATCAGCTGGACCTTCCTCCAATTCGTCCAATGCAGAGATACCATCCTCCTCAGAAATTGAGCCTAGATCAAGCTCCCCACTTCATCGGCTCATGGGTTATTCTTCACCGAGCCAGGTCATAAATGGGCTTGGGCCTTCTGGCACAGGAGCAAGGTCAATGAGATGA
- the LOC132186383 gene encoding methylesterase 17 produces the protein MGDGEGGMTERVMVKPHFVLVHGISGGAWCWYKIRCLMENSGYRVSCIDLKGSGIDQTDPTTLVSFDDYNKPLMDFMSNLPDNEQVILVGHSAGGLSVTQATHKFSNKIRLAVYVAATMLKLGCLTDEDLKDGVPDLSEFGDVYELQFGSGPDQAPTTALVKKEFQRKIIYHMSPREDSTLASMLLRPGPIKALLAARFVDDHNVDKVRRIYIKTTHDRVVKPEQQDAMIKRWPPSEIYVLDSDHSPFFSAPFLLFGFLLKAVTSCGIKL, from the exons ATGGGAGATGGTGAGGGTGGTATGACGGAGAGGGTGATGGTGAAGCCACACTTTGTGCTGGTGCATGGTATAAGTGGGGGAGCTTGGTGCTGGTACAAAATCCGGTGTCTCATGGAGAATTCCGGCTACAGGGTGTCATGTATTGACCTCAAAGGCTCCGGAATTGACCAAACCGATCCCACTACCCTTGTTTCTTTTGATGATTACAATAAGCCGCTCATGGACTTCATGTCCAATTTGCCCGACAATGAACAG GTAATATTAGTGGGGCATAGTGCCGGAGGACTGAGTGTAACTCAGGCGACTCAtaagttttcaaacaaaattcgGCTAGCTGTGTATGTTGCAGCAACGATGCTAAAATTGGGTTGCTTGACAGATGAAGACCTCAAGGAT GGAGTACCCGATTTATCTGAATTTGGCGATGTATATGAGCTTCAATTCGGATCGGGTCCTGATCAAGCTCCGACAACCGCCCTGGTCAAGAAAGAATTCCAACGCAAAATTATCTACCATATGAGCCCTCGAGAG gATTCCACACTAGCTAGCATGCTTTTAAGGCCAGGACCGATCAAAGCATTACTGGCTGCCCGTTTTGTGGACGATCATAACGTGGATAAGGTGCGGCGTATCTACATTAAGACTACCCATGATCGAGTGGTCAAACCGGAGCAACAAGATGCGATGATCAAGAGATGGCCTCCATCTGAAATCTATGTCTTGGATAGTGATCACAGCCCCTTCTTCTCCGCACCATTTCTGCTCTTCGGCTTCCTACTCAAGGCTGTCACTTCTTGTGGTATAAagctataa
- the LOC132186382 gene encoding probable inactive receptor kinase At5g58300 gives MKSLSFIAMLMLFLFILAIFPTIIIADLKSDGQALLDFVAAVPHVRKLNWNSAAPICSSWIGVTCNADGSRVIAIHIPAIGLYGSIPANSMGRLDALRILSLRSNYLSGNLPPDIPSIPSLQYLYLQHNNFSGLFPASLSPKLSVLDISFNSFSGNMPLTIQNLTRLTVLNVEKNFISGAIPNLNLPNLKLLNLSYNNLNGSIPLSLQKFPSSSFVGNSLLCGPPLKHCSSLSPTPSPYPYYSSTSPPTQQNHNSISSKKLGLGSIIAVAVGASAMLSLLVLIIFMCCLKRKAGDTGDGNGVFKGKASHSGRNEKPMDFGSGVQEAEKNKLFFFEGCSYNFDLEDLLRASAEVLGKGSYGTAYRAVLDDGTTVVVKRLKEVVAGKREFEQQMEVVGRFGQHPNVVPLRAYYYSKDEKLLVSNYMPAGSLFTLLHGNRGEGRTPVDWDSRVKIFLGIARGIAHIHSESGGKCSHGNIKSCNVLLTQDLDGCISDVGLTPLMNFPATMSRTTGYCAPEVVETRKFTQKADVYSFGVLLLEMLTGKVPFQYPGHHDVVVDLPRWVRSVVREEWTAEVFDVELLRHQHVEEQMVQMLQISLACVSKSPDMRPNMDDVAKMIEEVQQSEVTNRPSSESESNLQTP, from the exons atgaaGTCCCTGTCCTTCATTGCCATGCTTATGCTCTTTCTCTTCATACTCGCTATCTTTCCCACGATTATTATTGCCGACCTCAAATCCGACGGACAAGCCCTCCTTGATTTTGTTGCTGCTGTCCCTCATGTCAGAAAACTAAACTGGAATTCTGCAGCTCCAATTTGCAGCTCTTGGATTGGCGTTACTTGTAATGCAGATGGATCCCGTGTGATCGCCATCCATATTCCAGCAATTGGACTGTATGGCTCCATCCCAGCCAATAGCATGGGGAGGCTGGATGCACTTAGAATCCTCAGCCTCCGATCCAACTACCTCAGTGGAAACCTTCCTCCTGATATCCCCTCCATTCCTTCCCTCCAATACTTGTACCTCCAACATAACAACTTCTCTGGTCTATTTCCTGCCTCTCTCTCCCCAAAACTCAGTGTGCTGGATATCTCCTTTAACTCCTTCTCTGGTAACATGCCACTCACAATTCAGAATCTGACACGGCTCACAGTGCTGAATGtcgaaaaaaatttcatctctGGAGCCATCCCCAACCTGAATCTCCCAAACCTCAAGCTTCTGAATCTGAGTTATAACAACTTGAATGGCTCAATTCCGTTGTCCCTCCAAAAGttcccatcttcttcatttGTTGGGAATTCTCTATTATGTGGACCGCCTCTCAAGCATTGCTCTTCACTTTCTCCTACTCCTTCCCCATATCCGTATTACTCATCAACCTCTCCACCGACCCAACAAAACCATAATTCTATATCCAGCAAGAAACTTGGCCTCGGTTCTATTATTGCTGTGGCTGTTGGGGCCTCCGCAATGCTTTCTCTCCTAGTTCTGATCATTTTCATGTGCTGCCTGAAGAGGAAAGCTGGTGATACTGGTGATGGCAATGGCGTATTCAAAGGGAAGGCCTCTCATAGTGGAAGGAATGAGAAGCCTATGGACTTTGGGAGCGGGGTTCAGGAAGCTGAGAAGAACAAACTGTTCTTCTTTGAAGGATGCTCTTATAACTTCGATCTTGAGGATTTATTGAGGGCATCAGCCGAAGTTCTTGGAAAGGGGAGCTATGGAACAGCCTACAGAGCTGTTTTGGACGATGGGACTACAGTGGTAGTGAAAAGGTTGAAGGAAGTTGTTGCCGGAAAGAGAGAGTTTGAGCAACAGATGGAAGTTGTAGGGAGGTTCGGGCAGCACCCAAATGTTGTTCCACTCCGCGCTTATTACTATTCCAAGGATGAGAAGCTTTTGGTTTCCAACTACATGCCTGCTGGCAGCTTGTTTACACTCTTGCATG GAAACAGGGGTGAAGGAAGGACTCCCGTGGATTGGGATTCAAGAGTTAAGATATTCCTGGGAATCGCTAGGGGAATTGCCCACATCCATTCTGAGAGTGGCGGTAAATGTAGCCATGGCAACATCAAGTCCTGCAATGTCCTACTCACTCAAGACCTCGATGGTTGCATCTCTGATGTTGGCTTGACTCCTCTAATGAACTTTCCTGCTACCATGTCCCGAACCACAGGATACTGTGCGCCGGAGGTGGTCGAGACACGGAAGTTCACTCAGAAAGctgatgtttatagctttggtgTGCTCCTCCTCGAGATGCTGACAGGCAAAGTCCCATTCCAATATCCAGGACACCATGATGTGGTTGTTGATCTCCCAAGATGGGTCCGGTCTGTTGTCCGCGAGGAATGGACAGCTGAGGTTTTTGATGTGGAGCTGCTGAGGCACCAACATGTGGAAGAGCAGATGGTGCAGATGCTTCAAATTTCACTTGCATGTGTGTCGAAGTCGCCTGACATGCGACCCAACATGGATGATGTTGCCAAGATGATAGAGGAAGTTCAGCAATCTGAGGTGACCAACCGCCCATCTTCTGAATCCGAGTCTAATTTGCAAACCCCATGA